From the genome of Francisella tularensis subsp. tularensis:
AAATGATGAAGATTTTGATGAGTTCTCATTACAAGAAAGAATATTATATGCTCTTGATGAGCTTGGTCGAGGAGATGTTTTAGTTTTTTTACCAACCGAAAGAGATATTCATGAAACATTAGCATATTTGAACAAGCAAAATCTTAGATTTACAGAAGTTTTACCTTTATTTTCAAGGTTATCAAATAAGGATCAAAATAAAATTTTTAACCCTGAAGGTTCTGTGCGTAGAGTTATTTTAGCGACAAATGTTGCGGAAACATCTTTGACAGTACCACGTATAAAGTATGTTATAGATTCAGGTCTGGCGCGAATAAGTAGATACAGTTATCGTACTAAGGTGCAACGCCTACCAATAGAAAAAATCTCTCAAGCAAGCGCCAATCAAAGAGCAGGTCGCTGTGGTAGGTTATCTGCTGGTATCTGTATACGCCTTTATAGTGAGGAAGACTTTAATAATCGTAAAGAGTACACGGAGCCTGAAATTTTACGTACTAATTTGGCATCGGTTATTTTACAGATGTTATTTATGAAATTAGGAAGTATTCAAGATTTTCGATTTATTGATGCTCCTGATGCAAGGTTTGTAAAAGATGGTTTTAAACTTTTATTTGAGTTACAAGCTATTTCAGAACTTAATTATTCAAAGCCTAAAATTACTGATGATGGGATGAAAATGGCAGTTATGCCATTAGATCCTAAGTTGGCAAAAATAGTTATTGAGGGTTACAGACAAAAGACTCTTAGAGAAATAGTTTCGATTGTTAGTTTCTTGAGTGTACAAGATCCTAGAGAAAGACCTTTGAACCTCCAGCAAAAGGCAGATGAAAAACACTCAGTAGATAAAGATAAATCTTCTGATTTTGTTGCAATATTGAATTTGGCAAATAGACTAAATTCTGATTTAAAGGGTTTATCAAATAGAGAAAAAAAAGAATATTTCAAAAAGAACTTTATTTCGCCAGTTAGATTTAACGAATGGAATGATATTTATCGACAAATTATTGAGGTCATTCATGGATTTGGTTGGAAGCTAAATAGTCAACTTGTAATAAAAAAAGATAGTGGTCATTCCGGACTTGATCCAGAATCTTTTGAGCATATAGGCAAAAGCCATGATAATGAGATTTTGAAACAAGTTCATAATGATAGGCAGATTTTAACAAATAGTTCAAATATTAAAATTAATCGTCATTCCCACGAAAGTGCGAATCTCATAGCTAATGATCAAAATTTAAAAGATACCCGTCTGCACGTGTATGACAATGGTAGCGCCATGATAAACTATGAAAACCTACATAAAGCCATAGCCAGTGGGTTTCTTAGTAATATTGGTTATAACTATGAAAATGCAGAGTATCTAGGAGCTAGAGGACTTAAGTTTTTTATCTTTCCTGGATCTTCACAGTTTAAGGCAAAGCCAAAGTGGTTACTTTCATCCGAAATAGTTGAAACTACTAAAACATATGCTCGAAATGTTGCAAAGATTGAGCCTGAGTGGTTAGAGAGTTTGGCAAGCCACCTTGTCAAAAAACACTATGATGAGCCTGTGTGGAGTAAAAAACGTAGAGCTGTAATAGTAAATGAAAGGGTAACATTGTACGGCTTAGAGATAGTTTCAAAAAGAGTAGTGCAATACTCAAAGATAAATCCTCGAGAGGCTCGAGAGATTTTTATTCGAGAAGCTTTAGTAAAGGGTGATTTTGACTCTAAAACATATTTTTATCAACAAAATCTCAAGCTTATAAATCAAGTTGAAGATCTTGAAAATAAATCACGTCGAAAAGATATCTTGGTAGATGAGCAGACGATGTTTGAGCATTATGATGCTTTTATTCCGGATGAGGTTTGTGATGGCGCAACATTTGATAAATGGCTAAAAACAGTTAGAAAAGCTCAACAACAAAAGTTTATTTTTGGCTTAGAAAGCTTAATGCAACATGGTGCTAAAGAGATTACGCAACAAAAGTTTCCAGATGTTTTAACTATTGGAGATATGCACTTACCATTAGAATACAACTTTGATCCACTAGATGAGCGAGATGGTGCAACTGTTATAGTACCGATAGTTTTTATCAATAACATTAGTTCCGCAGTGTTAGAGTGGGGGGTGTATGGTTTCTTGTATGATAAGATCGTTGCTTTATTGCGAGCATTGCCGAAAAATATCCGTAAAAACTGTGTACCGGTGCCAACTTATGCTCAAGCTATATTTGAGTCGCTAGATTTTGATAAAGATAGATATACTCCTTTAAAATCTGTCATTGCTAAACATATTACGCGTATTGTTGGATTCGTAGTTGATGAGACAGTATGGCAGAATGAAGAGTTAGAGAAATATTTAGTTTTAAATATAAAAGTTGTTGATGAGCATGGTAAAACACTTGCGCTGGGTAAAGATATCAATACTTTAAAACAAAAGCTCAAAAACCTAGTTAATAAACCTAAGCAAGCAGTCGATGAGAAAATTTATTATGATTGGGCTTTTGCTGATATTGCTTTGACCAATCAAATTAAAGAGTACGGTATAGTAGTCAAAGTATACAATTGTCTTGAGGAATATAAAGGTGGTGTGAAACTGTCATATAAAGCAACTTTAGCAGAAGCACAGTCTTGTATGAAAAGGGCTTTGAAGAGACTTATTAAGATACGTCTACAAAATCAATTATCGCAAAAAATCAAAAATAATGATTTAACAAGTCTATCAATGTCGTTAAAACTTAGTGATTCAAAAGATAATGTGGTTGATAAAGCTATAGATTTAAGCTTTTTTGATGATGTCATTTCGTCAGACTTGTCTACTGAATTTAAGAAACAAAATAGTAGTCGTAATTACTACGAAAATGGGAATCTCACAGTTAATCTTAGAAACCAAAGAGATAATCGTTTTGACAGGCATGACAACAAATCTGTCATTACTGACTGTGATCAGGAATCTTCTATACTTAAGCATGATAGTAAAAGTAGTGAGACCATGTTCTCCGACTATGCTCAGCAATCGGTTCAGGATGATAGTAATGTAAATTTAGCCGGTTTACCATACACCAAAAGTGATTTTGAGCAGTTTTTTAAAGCTGGTATAAGTAGTTTTGTAGCTAATAAAACTAAGGTTGAACTACTATTTACAGAGATACTCAGAGCAAAAGAGTAACTTGATAAGAAGCTCAATATTAAGAAAATCCCACTTAATTTTATCGAACTTTTTACAGCTGTTAGAAATGAGCTAAATGAGCTTTTTACTGACAATTATTTATCACAACCTATGATTTACTTGCAGCGATATAAGTATTATATTCAAGCTTTAGAAAACCGATTAGATAAGGCAAAACTAAATCTGCAAAGAGATAGGAACTATCAATTAGAGGCTGATGAGCTTAAAGCTAAACTAGCTAAAAAGCTTGTTACTAAACATCTTAGCACTGGCGATGAAGAAGTAACCAAAATTCGCTTTCTGATAAAAGAGTTATGGATATCTTGGTATTTACAAAATATAAAAACTAGTGAATCAGTTTCGGTTAAGAAGATTCTAGTTTATATTAACCAGATATAGTTAAGAATTTAGATTCTGTGCATAGAGATTTTAATATTTATTTTATAGAGGGATACCGCTCTATATGATGATTTCTTTTTAAGGCTATAATCATTAACGAATTTACTATTCGTAATAAAAACTACTTTCAAGGTATTATTTTTTAGTTGTTTTTTCAAAGAATACTTGTATATACAATCAAACATATAAAGCTAACGTTCTCTATTTACATTATGTGTAAATCACAAATGCAATAAATAGTCATAATTTATTATATTTTTTGCCTTATTGAAGATGATTAAATACTTGAATAGAAAAAATCTTTTTATATGATAATTAATCTTAATAACTGTTTGATATGTAATACTTTTAGCTTTCATGTGTTAGTGGTTTAGCTATTTTTAATCTAGGTTCTGTGCACAAAAAACTTAAATTATATTGAAAATAGCTAAACCGCTGTTATTTAAGATTTGAAAAGCAATAAATATCAATGGTTTAGCAAATGAATTATCATATAAAAGAAGTATTCTGGTCAATTATTTTATCATTCTTAAAATCACAAAAAGGTATACATACCAATGATGAAGCCAAATTAAGATTGTTTATTGAAGCTGTATTTTATGTGTTACGTACAGGCTGTCAATGGAGAATGTTACCATTTTATTATGGTAAATATAGATCAATACATAAGCGTTTTAAAGATTGATGTGATAAAGATATATTTTCTAGATTATTTAAATCAGTACAAAACCCTGATTTACAAGAAGTCATGCTTGATTCAACAATAGCAAGAGCACATGCTTGTGCTACGGGATATGATAAAGATGATAACCAAGCAATTGGTAGATCAGTTGGTGGGATAACCACTAAAATCCATGCTATGACTGATGCTTTAGGTAATCCAATAGAAATATTGTTGTCAGAGGATAAAACTCATGATAGTAAAGTAGCTATAGATTTACTAAAAAATGTATATAATACAAAAGTTATCGCTGATAGAGCATATCATTCTAATGAAATCAGGCAGCATATTCAAGGTATATCCTCTGAAGCTGTTATCCCTTGTAAATCAAATACTCTAAACCATATACCTTTTGATAGTCATGTATATAAAGAAAGACATTTGATAGAGAATTTCTTTTCTAAAATTAAGCATTTTAGAAGAGTATTCTCTAGATTTGATAAAACCATTTCAGCATATATAGGAATGATTAAATTAGCTTGTACTTTTATTTGGTTACGATGAATATTTATTTTTGTGCACAGAACCTAATTTGCATTTTTGTGCACAAAGAAAATTTTTTTTGATATAATAGACTTTAATAGGATATTTTCTAAAAATTAACAAATGTCTTTCTACGATAATAGAACGCTTAATTTCGTGGTAATAATAGTTTTAACTATTATTACTGTTAATTGGACTTTCTATATTTTCAAGCAAGATGTTAATTTACATTTTTTACTTGCATTAGTTTTGCTGAGATGCTTGTCATCTTTTTTACTACTTAGAGATTATATGGCTAGTTGGCGTAAGTCGACTCAAAAAACTTTTTTACGTAAGGCTTTTATTAATTTGCCAGTATTTTTCATAGTGGCATTATTTTTTTATGGCAAAGTCACTTTTTCGTTGATATTCTCTGAGTTTTTATTTTATGTTTTTTTGATCAGTTTAAGTGTCTACTTTTATTGGTATTTGATGAACAGAGGATCAGTGGATAAAAGTAAAACTGCGGTTATTTATGGTGCAGGTGCTGCAGGAACAAAGATTGCTCAAGAACTTGCTTCTGCTGGTTATCGCATCAAATGTTTTGTTGATGACAATGAAACTTTACAAAAAAGAAGTATTGATAGTAAAAAGGTTCTATCTAAAGCTGAATTAACAAAACTATTGCTATCTAGTAGATTTGACCTTTTGGTTATTGCATTGCCAAGAAATGCAAACCAAGTAGTCAAAAATATATATAAAGAATTTGAAAAGGATTTTAATCAGATTAGAATTATGCCGCCTCTTGAGGAAATTCTTCAAGATGAGAATTTTATGTCACAGTTGAAGCCTGTTTCACTCTATGATCTATTAGCGCGTGATACTAAGAGTTTAGATAAAGAATCTATCTCTAATTTTATCAAAAATAAGGTGGTGCTAGTCACAGGAGCTGGAGGTAGTATAGGTTCTGAAATAGTACATCAATGTATCAAGTATCAGGCAAAAGAGTTGATATTGGTTGATCATAGTGAGTTTAACTTATATAAAATTACTGAGGAGTGTAGTCATTTTAATATCAATAGTGTGCTATGTTCTGTTTGTGATAGAAAAGCATTGGCTGAGGTTTTTCAAAAGTATACTCCAAATATAGTATTTCATGCTGCTGCCTACAAGCATGTTCCCTTAGTTGAGGAGAATATCTCTAGAGCAATTAGAAATAATATCTTAGGTACTAAGAATGCTATAGATCTGGCTATAGAAGCTGGTGTTGAGTCATTTATATTGATTTCCACTGATAAAGCAGTGCGACCAACGAATGTTATGGGGGCTACCAAGAGAGTTTGTGAGCTGTATTTACAGAATGTTGATCCCAAAAATACCAAGCTTGCTGCAGTGCGTTTTGGTAATGTGCTTGGTAGTAGTGGCAGTGTGATTCCAAAATTTGAAGAGCAAATAAGAAATGGTGGTCCTGTTACAGTTACTCATCCTGAAATTACACGTTATTTTATGTTGATACCAGAAGCTTGTGAACTGGTCCTACAAGCTGGTGCTATTGCAAAAAATTCAGAGGTCTTTGTCTTAGATATGGGGCAACCTGTCAAGATTATTGATCTTGCTAAACAATTTATTAGACTTTCTGGTAGAGGTGATATTGATATTAAAATAGTTGGTTTGCGTCCAGGAGAGAAACTTTACGAAGAGCTTTTGATAGAGGAAGATGATGTTAGTACCGACTATAAAGATATTTTTATTGGTAGAAGGACTTTTTACGATATTAATACTCTAAACCAAGATATTGAATCGTTGATCAAGGATGATGTTGATCAGCTTGTGATATTAAAGAAAATTGTTCCGGAATTTGAACATAGATTGAATGGGTAGTGGTTTTATGTTTTATGAGGTTTTTAAAAGATTGCTTGATATTTTACTTTCTTTTATGGGGTTGTTGTTATTAAGTCCTATTTTCTTAATTATTATTTTTATGATAAAGAAAGATTCAAAAGGACCTATATTTTTTAAACAAAAGCGCTATGGTAAAGATAAGCAATTTTTTTACATATATAAGTTTAGAACTATGTATGTTGATACTCCAAAAGATATGCCAACGCACATGTTACAGGATCCATCGAAATGTATAACTAAGGTTGGAGGATTTTTAAGGAAATCATCTTTAGATGAGTTGCCACAAATTATAAATATTCTAAAAGGTGAAATGAGCATCGTGGGTCCAAGACCAGCATTATGGAATCAAGATGACTTAATAGCACAAAGAGATAAGTATGGGGCAAATGCTGTGCCTGTGGGACTGACTGGCTGGGCACAGATTAATGGTAGGGATGAATTACCAATACCTGATAAAGCTAAACTTGATGGTGATTATGTAAAAAATAAAAGTACATGGTTTGATTTAAAATGTATTTTTTTGACAGTATTTTCTGTTTTTGCCAAAAAGGGCGTCGTTGAGGGTGGTACTGGAGCTTTAGGTAACAAAGAGGATTTAAAGTAGTATGAAAAAAAGAATCTTAGTTACAGGTTTGAGTAGCTATATTGGTAACTCATTTGCGGCTAAATATAACTCAGATTTTAGTATCGATAAAATATCTTTGCGCGATGTTTCGTGGGCAAATATAGACTTAAGTGGTTATGATGCTGTATTGCATGTCGCTGGAATTGCCCATACTTCAAAGGATCCTAAACTAAAAGAAAAATACTATAAAATAAATACGCAATTAACTTATGATCTGGCAAAACAAGCTAAAGATCAAGGTGTTCGACAGTTTGTGTTTTTAAGTAGTATTATAGTTTATGGTGATAGTGCGCCAATAGGTCAACAAAAAGTTATAACTAAATATACCGAACCTAAACCAGATGATTTTTATGGAGATAGTAAGCTTCAAACTGAAATTAAGCTAAATAGCCTGGCTAGTGATGACTTTAATATTGCTATAATCAGACCACCAATGGTATATGGAGAAGGCTCAAAAGGCAACTATCCAAAGTTGGTTAAACTTGCAAAGTATACTTTTATTTTTCCTAATATTAATAACCAAAGAAGTGTTATATCTATAGATAATTTATCTAAAGAGATTGCAGAAATAATTTTGCAAACTAAACATGGAGTTTTTCTACTTCAAGATAATGAATATTTTTGCACTTCACAGTTTATAAAAAACTATAGAAAAGATGTTTTAGGTAAGAGAACTTATCTGACAAAAATTTTTAATCCAATTATAAGATTGCTTGCTAAAAAAGTAGATTTTATTAATAAAGTTTTTGGGAATTTGACTTATGAGAAGTAAGTTATTATTCATAGCTAATGATTTTGATATTGTAATATATCGTTTCAGAAGAGAAGTAATCGAGTCTTTTGCTGCTAAAGAGTATGAGATAGTACTAGTAACACCATATTCTAAGAAAGCAGAGGTTTTTTGTAAAAGTCTTGGTGTTAAGTATATAAATGTTGATATAGATAGACGAGGCAAAAATCCTTTTAAGGATTTGCTTCTTTTATTTAACTATTTCAAAATAATAAAAAAAGAAAAACCTGATTACATTTTTAGCTATACAATTAAACCAAATTTGTATGTTGGGTTAGTGAATTTGTTTTTTAGGAAGAAGTTTTATCCAAATGTAACAGGCTTAGGAAGTGTTTTTGCTAATCATGGTATTGTTCAGAAGTTTATAATATCTTTATATAAGTTATCATTTAAAAGCACCACAAAAGTATTCTTTCAGAATGAGCAAAATAAAAAGTTATTTATAGCTAAGAAAATAATCAGTGGAGAAAAATCAATATTATTACCAGGTTCTGGGGTAAACTTAGATGAAAATAAATATGTTGACTATCCTAAAGACCAAGGAATATTAAAATTCGTTTTTCTTGGCCGAATAATGAAAGAAAAGGGGATTTATGAATTGTTAGAAGCCTTTGCTATACTTGAGAAAAAATATAAAAATATTAGTCTTGACATTTATGGTTTTTGTGATGAAAATAAATCTAATTTTATGGGAAAGGTTAATACGATAAAATCAGTAAAATTTTATGGTTTTACTGATAATACTAAAGAAAAAATAGCTAGTGCACATGCAGTTGTTTTGCCATCTTACCATGAAGGAATGTCAAATGTGCTGTTAGAAGCAGCTGCGATAGGTAGACCTGTAATTGCGTCAGATATTCCTGGGTGTAGAGAAATTTTTGATGATGGTCTCTCTGGCTTATCATGTAACCCTAATGATGTGAGTTCTTTACGTAACTCATTAGAGCAGTTTATAAATATGTCGTATACTGATAAAATAGCTATGAGCTATAAAGCTAGAGCTAAGATAGAAAAAGATTTTGATAGAAGTATTGTTGTCAATGCATACTTACAGCAAAATTAATAATAAGGGTTTAAATTATGAGTTTATATGAGGATATAGTCGCTAAAAGAGAAAAGGTTTCATTGGTTGGCTTGGGTTATGTTGGTTTACCAATAGCTATTGCATTTGCAAAAAAAATAGATGTGTTAGGATTTGATATTTGTGAAACAAAAGTTCAACATTATAAGGATGGTTTTGATCCAACAAAAGAAGTAGGAGATGAGGCTGTCAGAAATACGACAATGAAATTTAGTTGTGATGAAACAAGTCTTAAAGAGTGTAAATTTCATATTGTTGCAGTTCCTACACCAGTTAAAGCAGATAAAACTCCTGATTTGACGCCGATTATTAAGGCAAGTGAGACGGTTGGTAGGAATCTTGTCAAAGGCGCTTATGTTGTGTTTGAATCAACTGTTTATCCTGGTGTTACAGAAGATGTTTGCGTACCAATACTTGAAAAAGAGTCTGGCTTGAGGTCTGGTGAAGATTTCAAAGTTGGTTACTCTCCTGAGAGGATAAATCCTGGTGATAAGGTTCATAGGTTAGAAACAATTATCAAAGTAGTATCTGGTATGGATGAAGAGTCTTTAGATACTATAGCAAAAGTTTATGAGCTAGTAGTAGACGCAGGAGTTTATAGAGCTAGTAGTATAAAAGTGGCTGAAGCTGCTAAGGTTATAGAAAACTCTCAAAGAGATGTTAATATAGCTTTTGTTAATGAGTTATCGATAATATTTAATCAGATGGGTATTGATACTCTAGAGGTTTTAGCAGCAGCTGCAACTAAATGGAATTTCTTAAACTTTAAGCCTGGTCTTGTTGGTGGACATTGTATTGGTGTTGACCCATATTACCTAACGTACAAGGCAGCTGAGCTTGGATATCATTCTCAGGTAATATTATCTGGTCGTAGGATAAATGATGGTATGGGCAAATTTGTAGTTGAGAATTTAGTCAAAAAACTGATATCTGCAGATATACCTGTTAAGCGAGCTAGAGTAGCAATTTTCGGCTTTACTTTTAAAGAAGACTGTCCTGACACTAGGAATACTCGAGTTATAGATATGGTAAAAGAGCTCAACGAGTATGGTATAGAGCCATATATTATAGATCCGGTAGCTGATAAAGAAGAGGCTAAACATGAGTATGGACTTGAGTTTGATGATCTAAGTAAAATGGTCAATCTAGATGCGATCATTATTGCTGTTAGTCACGAACAGTTTAAAGATATAACAAAGCAACAGTTTGATAGGCTATATGCGCATAATTCTAGAAAGATTATCTTTGACATCAAAGGTAGTTTAGATAAATCTGAGTTTGAAAAAGATTATATTTATTGGAGATTGTAGTGGCTT
Proteins encoded in this window:
- a CDS encoding glycosyltransferase family 4 protein, giving the protein MRSKLLFIANDFDIVIYRFRREVIESFAAKEYEIVLVTPYSKKAEVFCKSLGVKYINVDIDRRGKNPFKDLLLLFNYFKIIKKEKPDYIFSYTIKPNLYVGLVNLFFRKKFYPNVTGLGSVFANHGIVQKFIISLYKLSFKSTTKVFFQNEQNKKLFIAKKIISGEKSILLPGSGVNLDENKYVDYPKDQGILKFVFLGRIMKEKGIYELLEAFAILEKKYKNISLDIYGFCDENKSNFMGKVNTIKSVKFYGFTDNTKEKIASAHAVVLPSYHEGMSNVLLEAAAIGRPVIASDIPGCREIFDDGLSGLSCNPNDVSSLRNSLEQFINMSYTDKIAMSYKARAKIEKDFDRSIVVNAYLQQN
- a CDS encoding sugar transferase codes for the protein MFYEVFKRLLDILLSFMGLLLLSPIFLIIIFMIKKDSKGPIFFKQKRYGKDKQFFYIYKFRTMYVDTPKDMPTHMLQDPSKCITKVGGFLRKSSLDELPQIINILKGEMSIVGPRPALWNQDDLIAQRDKYGANAVPVGLTGWAQINGRDELPIPDKAKLDGDYVKNKSTWFDLKCIFLTVFSVFAKKGVVEGGTGALGNKEDLK
- a CDS encoding NAD-dependent epimerase/dehydratase family protein, producing MKKRILVTGLSSYIGNSFAAKYNSDFSIDKISLRDVSWANIDLSGYDAVLHVAGIAHTSKDPKLKEKYYKINTQLTYDLAKQAKDQGVRQFVFLSSIIVYGDSAPIGQQKVITKYTEPKPDDFYGDSKLQTEIKLNSLASDDFNIAIIRPPMVYGEGSKGNYPKLVKLAKYTFIFPNINNQRSVISIDNLSKEIAEIILQTKHGVFLLQDNEYFCTSQFIKNYRKDVLGKRTYLTKIFNPIIRLLAKKVDFINKVFGNLTYEK
- a CDS encoding polysaccharide biosynthesis protein → MSFYDNRTLNFVVIIVLTIITVNWTFYIFKQDVNLHFLLALVLLRCLSSFLLLRDYMASWRKSTQKTFLRKAFINLPVFFIVALFFYGKVTFSLIFSEFLFYVFLISLSVYFYWYLMNRGSVDKSKTAVIYGAGAAGTKIAQELASAGYRIKCFVDDNETLQKRSIDSKKVLSKAELTKLLLSSRFDLLVIALPRNANQVVKNIYKEFEKDFNQIRIMPPLEEILQDENFMSQLKPVSLYDLLARDTKSLDKESISNFIKNKVVLVTGAGGSIGSEIVHQCIKYQAKELILVDHSEFNLYKITEECSHFNINSVLCSVCDRKALAEVFQKYTPNIVFHAAAYKHVPLVEENISRAIRNNILGTKNAIDLAIEAGVESFILISTDKAVRPTNVMGATKRVCELYLQNVDPKNTKLAAVRFGNVLGSSGSVIPKFEEQIRNGGPVTVTHPEITRYFMLIPEACELVLQAGAIAKNSEVFVLDMGQPVKIIDLAKQFIRLSGRGDIDIKIVGLRPGEKLYEELLIEEDDVSTDYKDIFIGRRTFYDINTLNQDIESLIKDDVDQLVILKKIVPEFEHRLNG
- a CDS encoding nucleotide sugar dehydrogenase, translated to MSLYEDIVAKREKVSLVGLGYVGLPIAIAFAKKIDVLGFDICETKVQHYKDGFDPTKEVGDEAVRNTTMKFSCDETSLKECKFHIVAVPTPVKADKTPDLTPIIKASETVGRNLVKGAYVVFESTVYPGVTEDVCVPILEKESGLRSGEDFKVGYSPERINPGDKVHRLETIIKVVSGMDEESLDTIAKVYELVVDAGVYRASSIKVAEAAKVIENSQRDVNIAFVNELSIIFNQMGIDTLEVLAAAATKWNFLNFKPGLVGGHCIGVDPYYLTYKAAELGYHSQVILSGRRINDGMGKFVVENLVKKLISADIPVKRARVAIFGFTFKEDCPDTRNTRVIDMVKELNEYGIEPYIIDPVADKEEAKHEYGLEFDDLSKMVNLDAIIIAVSHEQFKDITKQQFDRLYAHNSRKIIFDIKGSLDKSEFEKDYIYWRL